A region of Haliotis asinina isolate JCU_RB_2024 chromosome 7, JCU_Hal_asi_v2, whole genome shotgun sequence DNA encodes the following proteins:
- the LOC137291349 gene encoding zinc finger protein 367-like encodes MHPLTWSNEVHSCQFSPPIISRDGEGEDENGDSSSYNGKDAIKRGRPRADAISSLIQEGNSSRSRIRCQICSRVFPREKSLQAHLRTHTGERPYSCDFPGCGKAFCQSGQLKTHQRLHTGEKPFACSVQDCQSRFTHANRHCPDHPYASLQRVETDITSSPTFKSNSYEVQQWLIRYDAQRKERSQLRSPVKRRLYDEKDEEDNLKAKKSSHISMTSPLQQTEQRDKWISALALIELARGVVS; translated from the exons ATGCATCCGTTAACCTGGAGTAACGAAGTCCATTCCTGCCAGTTTTCGCCACCTATAATTTCACGTGATGGGGAGGGAGAGGACGAAAATGGGGACTCGAGTTCATATAACGGTAAAGATGCGATCAAGCGGGGAAGACCTAGGGCCGACGCTATATCATCGCTTATTCAAGAAGGGAATTCGTCAAGAAGCAGAATTCGCTGTCAAATCTGCAGCCGCGTCTTTCCTCGAGAGAAATCACTTCAGGCACACCTGAGAACTCATACAG GTGAGCGTCCCTATTCGTGTGATTTTCCTGGATGTGGCAAAGCATTCTGTCAGAGTGGGCAGCTGAAGACTCACCAGCGGCTGCACACAGGGGAGAAGCCTTTCGCCTGCTCCGTACAAG ACTGCCAAAGTCGCTTCACGCATGCAAACCGCCACTGTCCCGACCACCCATATGCTTCCCTGCAGCGGGTGGAGACAGACATTACGTCATCGCCCACCTTCAAAAGTAACAGCTATGAAGTTCAACAGTGGCTAATACG GTATGACGCCCAGCGCAAGGAACGAAGTCAGCTCAGGTCACCAGTCAAGCGCCGTCTTTACGATGAAAAGGACGAAGAAGATAACCTCAAGGCGAAAAAGAGCAGCCACATTTCGATGACCTCCCCACTGCAGCAGACTGAACAAAGAGATAAATGGATCTCTGCACTGGCCCTGATAGAACTCGCCCGTGGTGTTGTGTCATGA